Proteins co-encoded in one Carassius gibelio isolate Cgi1373 ecotype wild population from Czech Republic chromosome A15, carGib1.2-hapl.c, whole genome shotgun sequence genomic window:
- the sesn3 gene encoding sestrin-3: MNGTADICNHCRNIIREKEKGMKMSRHISTGPSSFIPENEIIGAMPLSDSTVMFLDEEFSGRMDNLTQLMGLHPHYLQAFLRCHYYLLRMDGPLPLHYRHYIAIMAAARHQCSALVCQHVQEFEQIGVCTDWLRGLEFCPQRLRNLNEINKILAHRPWLITKQHIQALVKTGDHSWSLAELVHAVVLLAHFHALASFVFGSGVNPDSEVTEVNGVTDDLCPPAMAGLCTCHLTNSNQANGNPMCNPDTGSELEALMERMKRLLEEREDDDASEEEMFTRFEKEKKESLLVVSAGFDEEVVPPSPVARFVDDPSFGYQDFARHGEDNPPTFKAQDYSWEDHGFSLVNRLYSDIGHLLDDKFRTACDLTYYNMASHEGVDTSMLRRALFNYVHCMYGIRYDDYDYGEVNQLLECSLKVYIKTVTCYPERTTRRMYDSYWHQLRHSEKVHVNLLLMEARMQAELLYALRAITHYMT, encoded by the exons GAAAAAGGAATGAAGATGTCAAGACACATATCAACAGGACCAAGCTCGTTTATTCCAGAAAATGAG ATCATAGGAGCCATGCCTCTGAGTGACTCCACGGTGATGTTCTTAGACGAAGAGTTCAGCGGTCGTATGGACAACCTGACGCAGCTGATGGGGCTCCATCCACATTATCTGCAAGCGTTCCTCCGCTGCCACTATTATCTCTTGAGGATGGACGGCCCACTACCACTCCACTACAGGCATTATATTGCTATAATG GCTGCAGCACGGCATCAGTGTTCTGCGCTGGTCTGTCAGCATGTGCAAGAGTTTGAGCAGATCGGTGTCTGTACTGATTGGCTGAGAGGTCTGGAGTTCTGCCCACAACGACTTCGTAACCTCAACGAGATTAACAAGATCCTCGCGCACAGACCTTGGCTCATTACCAAGCAACACATACAG GCTCTGGTGAAGACAGGAGACCACAGCTGGTCTCTTGCAGAGCTGGTTCATGCTGTCGTACTGCTGGCTCATTTCCATGCCTTGGCTAGTTTTGTGTTTGGTAGCGGTGTCAACCCTGACTCTGAGGTCACAGAGGTCAACGGGGTCACAGATGACCTTTGCCCTCCAGCCATGGCGGGTTTATGCACCTGCCACCTGACAAACAGCAACCAAGCCAACGGGAACCCCATGTGTAATCCTGACACTGGG AGTGAGCTGGAAGCTCTGATGGAGAGAATGAAGCGATTGTTGGAGGAGAGAGAAGACGATGATGCGTCAGAGGAGGAGATGTTCACTCGTTtcgagaaagaaaagaaagagagtcTTCTAGTGGTGTCTGCAG GGTTTGATGAGGAAGTGGTGCCTCCTTCTCCCGTGGCTCGGTTTGTAGACGACCCGTCATTTGGATACCAAGACTTTGCACGACACGGAGAAGACAACCCACCCACTTTTAAAGCACAA GACTACTCATGGGAGGATCATGGTTTCTCTCTGGTGAACAGGTTGTACTCTGACATTGGTCACCTTTTGGATGATAAATTCAGAACGGCATGTGATCTTACCTATTACAACATGGCCAGTCACGAGGGGGTGGACACCAGCATGCTACGCAGGGCACTCTTCAACTACGTTCATTGTATGTACGGAATACG CTACGACGATTATGACTATGGTGAGGTGAATCAGTTGTTGGAGTGCAGTCTGAAGGTTTACATTAAAACAGTGACGTGTTATCCAGAGAGAACCACTCGCCGTATGTACGACAGCTACTGGCACCAGCTCAGACACTCTGAGAAG GTTCATGTGAATTTGC